One window of the Ammospiza nelsoni isolate bAmmNel1 chromosome 2, bAmmNel1.pri, whole genome shotgun sequence genome contains the following:
- the PWP2 gene encoding periodic tryptophan protein 2 homolog isoform X2, translating to MSTWVFGAERWANLIYYSLGGHKDVIVACFFEENSLDLYTISQDAALCVWQCDTELDGLKPMPPKDAAKEKKAAEDDEELLEEPKGEEIHGKADPSEEETRNKVKYSRVAKYFFNKEGDFNNLTAAAYHKKTHLLVTGFASGVFHLHELPDFNLIHSLSISDQRIASISINCTGDWIAFGCSGLGQLLVWEWQSESYVLKQQGHFNSMVSLAYSPDGQYIVTGGEDGKVKVWNTSSSFCFVTFTEHNSGVTAVTFTSTGYVVLSASLDGTVRAFDLHRYRNFRTFTSPRPSQFSCLAVDSSGEIVAAGSQDSFEIFIWSMQSGRLLDVLAGHEGPISSLSFNPMKCVLASASWDKTVKLWDMLDSWRTKETFIINSDVLVVAFRPDGKELAVAALNGQITFWDHDNAVQTGSIEGRHDLQMGRKELDKITAKQAAKGKSFTTLCYSADGQSILAGGLSKFVCIYNVKEQILMKKFEISCNHSLDAMEEYLDRRKMTEFGSMALIDEGGGGDEGVAIPLPGVKRGDMSYRHFKPEIRVTCVRFCPTGRSWAATTTEGLLLYSLDSGLIFDPFELDIDVTPSNIRKTLSQKEYTVAIVMAFKLNEKKLIQEMIEAVPSSEVDVVCSSLPDLYVEKLLEFLASAFETSCHLEFYLIWAHKLLMLHGQKLKTRSVKLLPVIQFLQKSIQRHFEDVSKLCEWNIYNIKYALAISQQRGMKRAAEETPGDEEELDSDSDYLMQEAHKDNLSS from the exons ATGTCTACGTGGGTGTTTGGAGCAGAACGATGGGCAAACCTGATCTACTACTCCCTTGGAGGCCATAAGGATGTCATTGTTGCCTGCTTTTTTGAAGAGAACAGCCTGGAT CTGTACACAATTAGCCAggatgcagctctgtgtgtgtggcaaTGTGACACTGAGCTGGATGGTTTGAAGCCCATGCCCCCTAAAGatgcagcaaaggaaaagaaggcaGCAGAAGATGATGAAGAGCTGCTTGAAGAGCCCAAGGGTGAAGAAATTCATGGGAAAGCTGATCCAAGTGAAGAAGAGACTAGAAATAAAGTTAAATATTCACGTGTTGCCAA GTATTTTTTCAATAAAGAGGGAGATTTTAATAACCTGACAGCTGCAGCCTATCACAAGAAAACACATCTTTTAGTCACTGGCTTTGCCTCTGGAGTCTTTCACCTCCATGAACTTCCAGATTTCAATCTGATCCACTCCTTGAG TATTTCAGACCAAAGGATAGCTTCTATTTCTATCAACTGCACTGGTGACTGGATTGCCTTTGGATGTTCAG GTCTGGGTCAGCTCCTGGTGTGGGAGTGGCAGAGTGAGTCCTACGTGCTGAAGCAGCAGGGCCATTTCAACAGCATGGTTTCCTTGGCATATTCTCCAGATGGACAGTACATAGTAACTGGAGGGGAGGATGGCAAA gtgaAAGTGTGGAACACTTCAAGCAGCTTTTGTTTTGTCACCTTTACAGAACACAACAGTGGTGTAACTGCTGTAACTTTCACTTCCACTGGTTATGTTGTCCTGAGTGCTTCCCTGGATGGAACAGTGCGTGCCTTTGATCTGCACAG ATACCGGAATTTCCGAACCTTTACCTCTCCACGGCCAAGTCAGTTCTCCTGTTTAGCTGTGGACTCCAGTGGTGAGATTGTGGCAGCTGGTTCCCAGGATTCCTTTGAAATATTCATCTGGTCAATGCAGAGTGGGAGGCTGCTGGAT gTCTTAGCAGGTCATGAGGGTCCCATCAGCAGCTTGTCCTTTAATCCAATGAAGTGTGTTCTAGCCAGTGCTTCTTGGGATAAGACTGTAAAATTATGGGATATGTTGGACAGCTGGAGAACTAAGGAGACATTCATAATAAACTCAGAtg TTCTTGTTGTTGCCTTCCGCCCCGATGGCAAGGAGCTGGCAGTTGCTGCTTTGAACGGCCAGATAACATTTTGGGACCATGACAATGCAGTGCAGACTGGCTCCATTGAGGGCAGGCACGACCTGCAGATGGGGAGGAAAGAGCTGGATAAAATCACTGCCAAGCAGGCAGCCAAGGGCAA ATCTTTTACAACTCTGTGCTATTCAGCAGATGGTCAATCTATTCTGGCAGGTGGATTGTCAAAATTTGTCTGTATATATAACGTCAAGGAACAGATTCTTATGAAAAAATTCGAAATTTCATGCAACCATTCTTTAGATGCAATGGAG GAGTACTTAGATCGGagaaaaatgacagaatttgGCAGCATGGCTCTGATTGATGAAGGCGGTGGAGGTGACGAAGGTGTTGCCATCCCTCTTCCTGGAGTAAAAAGAG GTGACATGAGCTATCGACACTTTAAACCAGAAATAAGGGTGACCTGTGTGCGATTCTGTCCTACAG GACGAAGCTGGGCAGCCACCACCACAGAAGGTCTCCTGCTCTATTCACTGGACTCTGGGCTAATTTTTGATCCTTTTGAGCTGGATATTGATGTCACACCCAGCAATATCCGCAAAACACTGAGTCAGAAGGAATACACCGTGGCTATTGTCATGGCCTTCAAGctgaatgaaaagaaattaattcaggaGATGATAGAGGCTGTCCCTAGCAGTGAAG TTGATGTTGTCTGCTCATCACTGCCAGACCTGTATGTGGAGAAGTTACTGGAGTTCCTGGCCTCTGCTTTTGAGACCTCTTGTCACTTGGAGTTCTATCTTATTTGGGCTCATAAGTTGCTTATGCTGCATGGACAGAAGCTGAAAACAAG GTCAGTGAAGCTGCTCCCTGTGATCCAGTTCCTCCAGAAGAGCATCCAGCGTCACTTTGAAGATGTTTCAAAACT ctgTGAGTGGAACATTTACAACATCAAATACGCCCTGGCCATTTCCCAGCAGCGGGGCATGAAACGTGCAGCAGAGGAGACACCAGGAGATGAAGAAGAGTTGGATTCTGACAGTGATTATCTTATGCAAGAAGCTCATAAGGATAATTTGAGTTCCTAA
- the PWP2 gene encoding periodic tryptophan protein 2 homolog isoform X1: MRFAYRFSGLLGTVYRRGNLSFTRDGNSLLSPVGNRISLFDLKNNKCETLPLATRLNIVCVGLSPDGSLAILVDEEGAALLVSLIGKCVIHQFYFHKPVHSVSFSPDGKKFVVTKDNLAYLYHAPGKKREFNAFVLDKTYYGPYDETTCIDWTDDSKCFAVGSKDMSTWVFGAERWANLIYYSLGGHKDVIVACFFEENSLDLYTISQDAALCVWQCDTELDGLKPMPPKDAAKEKKAAEDDEELLEEPKGEEIHGKADPSEEETRNKVKYSRVAKYFFNKEGDFNNLTAAAYHKKTHLLVTGFASGVFHLHELPDFNLIHSLSISDQRIASISINCTGDWIAFGCSGLGQLLVWEWQSESYVLKQQGHFNSMVSLAYSPDGQYIVTGGEDGKVKVWNTSSSFCFVTFTEHNSGVTAVTFTSTGYVVLSASLDGTVRAFDLHRYRNFRTFTSPRPSQFSCLAVDSSGEIVAAGSQDSFEIFIWSMQSGRLLDVLAGHEGPISSLSFNPMKCVLASASWDKTVKLWDMLDSWRTKETFIINSDVLVVAFRPDGKELAVAALNGQITFWDHDNAVQTGSIEGRHDLQMGRKELDKITAKQAAKGKSFTTLCYSADGQSILAGGLSKFVCIYNVKEQILMKKFEISCNHSLDAMEEYLDRRKMTEFGSMALIDEGGGGDEGVAIPLPGVKRGDMSYRHFKPEIRVTCVRFCPTGRSWAATTTEGLLLYSLDSGLIFDPFELDIDVTPSNIRKTLSQKEYTVAIVMAFKLNEKKLIQEMIEAVPSSEVDVVCSSLPDLYVEKLLEFLASAFETSCHLEFYLIWAHKLLMLHGQKLKTRSVKLLPVIQFLQKSIQRHFEDVSKLCEWNIYNIKYALAISQQRGMKRAAEETPGDEEELDSDSDYLMQEAHKDNLSS, encoded by the exons AGGGAGCTGCCTTGCTTGTGAGTTTGATTGGGAAATGTGTGATacatcagttttattttcacaaGCCAGTTCACAGTGTCAGCTTTTCCCCTGATGGCAA GAAATTTGTGGTTACAAAAGACAATCTTGCTTACCTGTACCATGCTcctgggaagaaaagagaatttaatGCATTTGTTCTGGACAAAACCTACTATGGCCCATATGATGAAACAACTTGTATTGACTGGACTGATGATTCCAA GTGCTTTGCAGTGGGGAGCAAGGACATGTCTACGTGGGTGTTTGGAGCAGAACGATGGGCAAACCTGATCTACTACTCCCTTGGAGGCCATAAGGATGTCATTGTTGCCTGCTTTTTTGAAGAGAACAGCCTGGAT CTGTACACAATTAGCCAggatgcagctctgtgtgtgtggcaaTGTGACACTGAGCTGGATGGTTTGAAGCCCATGCCCCCTAAAGatgcagcaaaggaaaagaaggcaGCAGAAGATGATGAAGAGCTGCTTGAAGAGCCCAAGGGTGAAGAAATTCATGGGAAAGCTGATCCAAGTGAAGAAGAGACTAGAAATAAAGTTAAATATTCACGTGTTGCCAA GTATTTTTTCAATAAAGAGGGAGATTTTAATAACCTGACAGCTGCAGCCTATCACAAGAAAACACATCTTTTAGTCACTGGCTTTGCCTCTGGAGTCTTTCACCTCCATGAACTTCCAGATTTCAATCTGATCCACTCCTTGAG TATTTCAGACCAAAGGATAGCTTCTATTTCTATCAACTGCACTGGTGACTGGATTGCCTTTGGATGTTCAG GTCTGGGTCAGCTCCTGGTGTGGGAGTGGCAGAGTGAGTCCTACGTGCTGAAGCAGCAGGGCCATTTCAACAGCATGGTTTCCTTGGCATATTCTCCAGATGGACAGTACATAGTAACTGGAGGGGAGGATGGCAAA gtgaAAGTGTGGAACACTTCAAGCAGCTTTTGTTTTGTCACCTTTACAGAACACAACAGTGGTGTAACTGCTGTAACTTTCACTTCCACTGGTTATGTTGTCCTGAGTGCTTCCCTGGATGGAACAGTGCGTGCCTTTGATCTGCACAG ATACCGGAATTTCCGAACCTTTACCTCTCCACGGCCAAGTCAGTTCTCCTGTTTAGCTGTGGACTCCAGTGGTGAGATTGTGGCAGCTGGTTCCCAGGATTCCTTTGAAATATTCATCTGGTCAATGCAGAGTGGGAGGCTGCTGGAT gTCTTAGCAGGTCATGAGGGTCCCATCAGCAGCTTGTCCTTTAATCCAATGAAGTGTGTTCTAGCCAGTGCTTCTTGGGATAAGACTGTAAAATTATGGGATATGTTGGACAGCTGGAGAACTAAGGAGACATTCATAATAAACTCAGAtg TTCTTGTTGTTGCCTTCCGCCCCGATGGCAAGGAGCTGGCAGTTGCTGCTTTGAACGGCCAGATAACATTTTGGGACCATGACAATGCAGTGCAGACTGGCTCCATTGAGGGCAGGCACGACCTGCAGATGGGGAGGAAAGAGCTGGATAAAATCACTGCCAAGCAGGCAGCCAAGGGCAA ATCTTTTACAACTCTGTGCTATTCAGCAGATGGTCAATCTATTCTGGCAGGTGGATTGTCAAAATTTGTCTGTATATATAACGTCAAGGAACAGATTCTTATGAAAAAATTCGAAATTTCATGCAACCATTCTTTAGATGCAATGGAG GAGTACTTAGATCGGagaaaaatgacagaatttgGCAGCATGGCTCTGATTGATGAAGGCGGTGGAGGTGACGAAGGTGTTGCCATCCCTCTTCCTGGAGTAAAAAGAG GTGACATGAGCTATCGACACTTTAAACCAGAAATAAGGGTGACCTGTGTGCGATTCTGTCCTACAG GACGAAGCTGGGCAGCCACCACCACAGAAGGTCTCCTGCTCTATTCACTGGACTCTGGGCTAATTTTTGATCCTTTTGAGCTGGATATTGATGTCACACCCAGCAATATCCGCAAAACACTGAGTCAGAAGGAATACACCGTGGCTATTGTCATGGCCTTCAAGctgaatgaaaagaaattaattcaggaGATGATAGAGGCTGTCCCTAGCAGTGAAG TTGATGTTGTCTGCTCATCACTGCCAGACCTGTATGTGGAGAAGTTACTGGAGTTCCTGGCCTCTGCTTTTGAGACCTCTTGTCACTTGGAGTTCTATCTTATTTGGGCTCATAAGTTGCTTATGCTGCATGGACAGAAGCTGAAAACAAG GTCAGTGAAGCTGCTCCCTGTGATCCAGTTCCTCCAGAAGAGCATCCAGCGTCACTTTGAAGATGTTTCAAAACT ctgTGAGTGGAACATTTACAACATCAAATACGCCCTGGCCATTTCCCAGCAGCGGGGCATGAAACGTGCAGCAGAGGAGACACCAGGAGATGAAGAAGAGTTGGATTCTGACAGTGATTATCTTATGCAAGAAGCTCATAAGGATAATTTGAGTTCCTAA
- the GATD3 gene encoding glutamine amidotransferase-like class 1 domain-containing protein 3, mitochondrial encodes MLSSRCPALCTALQRAVPGGLASFHSSARRCRPARVAVVLSGCGVYDGTEIHEASAILVHLSRGGAEVQMYAPDVPQMHVIDHSKGQPAEAESRNVLVESARIARGKITSLAKLTTADHDAVIFPGGFGAAKNLSTFAVDGKDCKVNREVERVLKDFHKAGKPIGLCCISPVLAAKVLSGAEVTVGHEEEEGGKWPYAGTAGAIKELGAKHCVKEVTEAHVDTKNKVVTTPAFMCETALHHIFDGIGAMVKNVLKLTGK; translated from the exons ATGCTGAGCTCCCGATGCCCGGCCCTGTGCACGGCGCTGCAGCGAGCAGTGCCCGGCGGCCTCGCTTCCTTCCACTCCTCCGCTCGGCGCTGCCGCCCCGCCCGCGTCGCTGTG GTCCTGTCTGGCTGTGGTGTCTATGATGGCACAGAAATCCACGAGGCATCAGC TATCCTGGTTCACCTGAGCCGTGGGGGAGCTGAGGTTCAGATGTACGCTCCTGATGTCCCTCAGATGCATGTCATTGACCACAGCAAAGGGCAGCCAGCTGAAGCTGAGTCAAG GAATGTTTTAGTGGAATCTGCCAGAATTGCTCGTGGTAAAATCACAAGCCTGGCTAAGCTCACTACAGCAGACCACGATGCTGTGATATTCCCTGGTGGATTTGGAGCTGCCAAAAACTT ATCTACCTTTGCTGTTGATGGGAAGGATTGCAAGGTGAACAGAGAAGTTGAGCGAGTCCTGAAAGACTTCCACAAAGCAGGCAAACCTATTGG cctgtgctgcatttccccagtgctggcagcaaagGTGCTCTCTGGTGCTGAGGTAACTGTGGGccatgaggaagaggaagggggCAAGTGGCCTTATGCTGGGACTGCAGGAGCCATCAAAGAGCTGGGAGCAAAGCACTGTGTGAAAGAAGTAACC GAAGCTCACGTGGATACAAAAAATAAGGTGGTGACCACCCCAGCATTTATGTGTGAAACAGCATTACACCATATCTTTGATGGCATTGGGGCAATGGTGAAGAATGTGCTAAAGTTAACTggcaaataa